In Juglans regia cultivar Chandler chromosome 13, Walnut 2.0, whole genome shotgun sequence, the following proteins share a genomic window:
- the LOC108982555 gene encoding cyclic nucleotide-gated ion channel 1-like: protein MSFLGQQQEKGVVRDPDIEDQQIHIKAEVKMSKKKTKKRQLQEWTVNILHPEGKFLRIWKLIFVFSVSVDPLFFYLPVINDEKKCVAFDKRLHIISLCLRTVLDSISLVKIILQFFCPYIDENARLKGQDGVVTDAWPIAKRYLWSRSFSIDVLSILPIPQVLVPIIFSEMRGSNALNTRKMLNAVVVSQYVPRITRIYLSWRKVRKNTTLPLIIIAVKAGFNLFLYTVASHVLGAFWYFFSIQRETACWHLACENYNGCNRSSLNCDHSSGNYTFLNDYCPVEKENPTMFDFGIFLEALQSGTVASMNFPRKFLYCFWWGLRNLSSLGQILQTSPYFWENCFTVLISIFGLLLFLYFIGNLQMYMQWETQKQLKTYMDENDIAKMRGAHVPKIK, encoded by the exons ATGAGCTTCTTGGGGCAACAGCAAGAGAAGGGGGTCGTTAG GGATCCGGATATTGAGGATCAGCAAATTCACATTAAAGCGGAAGTTAAGATGTCAAAGAAGAAAACGAAAAAGAGGCAACTTCAAGAGTGGACTGTAAACATTCTTCACCCAGAGGGAAAGTTCCTCCGAATCTGGAAATTGATATTCGTGTTTTCGGTATCTGTGGACCCTTTGTTCTTTTACCTTCCGGtgattaatgatgaaaaaaagtGCGTTGCTTTTGATAAAAGATTACACATCATAAGTCTTTGTTTGCGAACTGTGCTGGACTCGATTTCGCTTGTGAAAAtcattttgcaatttttttgtcCTTACATAGACGAGAACGCTCGTCTGAAAGGACAAGATGGAGTAGTTACAGATGCTTGGCCAATAGCAAAGAGGTACTTGTGGTCACGCTCATTCTCGATTGATGTCCTGTCAATTCTTCCAATCCCACAg GTGCTAGttccaattattttttcagAAATGAGAGGTTCCAATGCTTTGAACACCAGAAAAATGCTGAACGCTGTTGTCGTATCCCAATATGTGCCAAGAATAACTCGTATCTATCTGTCTTGGAGAAAAGTCAGGAAGAATACAACCCTACCTCTAATTATCATAGCGGTGAAAGCTGGATTCAATTTGTTTCTGTACACCGTTGCCAGTCAT GTACTGGGTGCGTTTTGGTACTTTTTCTCCATACAACGAGAGACGGCTTGCTGGCACTTAGCgtgtgaaaattataatggaTGTAATCGAAGTTCTTTGAACTGTGATCACAGTTCTGGAAATTacacatttttaaatgattattgtCCCGTAGAGAAAGAAAATCCAACAATGTTTGATTTTGGAATATTCCTTGAAGCACTTCAATCTGGTACGGTGGCATCCATGAATTTTCCGCGGAAGTTCTTGTACTGTTTTTGGTGGGGCCTGCGAAATTTGAG TTCTCTTGGTCAAATCCTTCAAACAAGTCCCTATTTCTGGGAAAACTGCTTCACAGTTTTGATTTCGATCTTTGGCTTGCTTCTATTTTTGTACTTCATCGGAAATTTGCAG ATGTATATGCAGTGGGAGACACAGAAACAGTTGAAGACATACATGGATGAGAATGATATTGCAAAGATGAGAG GTGCCCATGTTCCAAAAATCAAGTAA